In a single window of the Chiloscyllium punctatum isolate Juve2018m chromosome 25, sChiPun1.3, whole genome shotgun sequence genome:
- the LOC140495979 gene encoding gap junction alpha-3 protein-like: protein MGDWSFLQNLLESAQQHSTVVGKVWLTCLFIFRILVLGTATDKVWGDEQSFFTCDTKQPGCQNVCYDRIFPISHIRFWVLQIIFVSTPTLVYLGHIFYLVQMEEKRKQKEKEKLSRYLGGDKEALKQNAGNIKCPLLDEHGKIRMQGALLRTYLFNIIFKTIFEIGFILAQYYLYGFELKPLYKCNYQPCTNPVDCYISRPTEKTIFIIFMLSMACLSLLLNLIEVCHLGVKKLRDRVKENHESKACKQNGVLSLEGMWPSAPSYQYFSNHGGPQLYKMESGFSVSPLTETNSVTQPYNGNRATKQNQDNFAMMDDKQESQEETSALPSSQASVTNKRKNSDTSKQSNRTRSDDLEI, encoded by the coding sequence ATGGGAGATTGGAGTTTCTTGCAGAACCTGCTGGAAAGTGCCCAGCAGCACTCCACTGTGGTAGGGAAGGTGTGGTTAACGTGTCTCTTCATCTTCCGCATTCTGGTGCTAGGGACAGCCACCGATAAAGTCTGGGGAGATGAGCAGTCCTTCTTCACATGTGACACCAAACAGCCTGGCTGTCAGAATGTCTGCTACGACAGGATCTTCCCCATCTCCCACATCCGCTTCTGGGTGCTGCAGATCATCTTCGTGTCCACCCCAACCCTCGTCTACCTGGGCCATATCTTCTATCTGGTGCAAATGGAGGAGAAACGGAagcagaaggagaaagagaagctGAGCAGATACCTAGGTGGAGACAAGGAGGCATTGAAACAGAATGCAGGGAACATTAAATGTCCATTGCTGGATGAACATGGCAAAATTAGAATGCAAGGAGCTCTTCTTCGTACATATTTGTTCAACATTATTTTCAAAACCATTTTTGAAATTGGCTTTATATTAGCCCAATATTATCTCTATGGCTTTGAGCTGAAACCTCTCTACAAGTGTAACTACCAACCTTGTACTAACCCCGTTGACTGTTATATCTCCCGTCCAACCGAAAAGACAATTTTCATCATATTCATGCTGTCCATGGCTTGCCTTTCACTTCTTTTGAACCTAATTGAAGTATGTCATCTGGGTGTGAAAAAATTGAGAGATAGGGTCAAGGAAAATCACGAATCAAAGGCCTGTAAGCAAAATGGGGTGCTCTCACTTGAGGGAATGTGGCCCTCTGCCCCTAGTTACCAATACTTTTCCAATCATGGTGGCCCACAACTGTACAAGATGGAGTCAGGGTTCAGTGTCTCTCCcttgacagaaacaaactctgTGACCCAGCCTTACAATGGCAACAGGGCAACAAAGCAAAACCAAGACAACTTTGCTATGATGGATGACAAACAGGAGAGTCAGGAGGAGACGAGCGCACTTCCCAGTAGCCAGGCTTCTGTGACCAACAAACGGAAGAATAGTGACACGAGCAAGCAGAGCAATCGGACCAGATCCGATGATTTAGAAATCTGA